The nucleotide sequence GAGCGTCTTGCTCCAATCATCGTATCAATAATAGCCACAAAGAACATAATCAAAGAAATACGGAAATCTGCAAAGAAGTTGGTCGCATTCCAGATCACTTCAATAAAAACAATCAACCAAACCCATAAATACTTTCTTTGTTCTAAAAGGCCCAGAAGAATCAGGTAAAGAACGCCAATTTTTAAACTGACAATCGCAACAACAGGCTGCGTCAATACAGGGACTGACCAAGCCAGTGAGATAATGATATTCTTAAAATATAAAATGAAAAAATTGAAGTATATTAGCAACTTAAATGACAAGAAGCTTTGTGGGTTTTTCTCCCATAATGAGCGTTTTTTGGAACCGATTGCCATTCCTCTATTAATACCTAACGAGAGGAAGACCAAACTGGCTAAGCCAATCATCACATAGGGGGCATAATCAACTTGTACAGAACGCAGCTCAATGCCTGTCAGGGGCATATAAAACAGGCCAAACGTAATTTGCAGCCACTGGAATGAAATGGCCAAAGGAAGAACGATTAGCCCTGGAACCCCTCGATAGGGCACAAACATCCAGATCAAGCCTAACGCCCACATACTAAATAGGGGTAGGAGTGACTCTCCCAAGGCTGAGAACAGTAGGCCTGTAAATGTAAAGATCAGCAAAAACAAGGCGAAAAACCTCTTACACAATCATTACAGGGCATAACATTTTTCAATCCTAACGTTCGCGTACATCTTGTATTTTTTCACCTATTCTGTTGATGACCATACCTTAGGGTGAGCATTGAATATTATGGGAATGAATGAATAATGGATGCAAGGGTACGTCACGCCATGCGGTAGAACTAAGCTCGCAACGTATCCTTTTAATAAGATGCAACATTGAAACCAAAGTGTTGGCAACCTATGATTCCACCAAAAAGCCAGTGGCATAGTATTTGTTTACATGATCCTGATGTGATATGAATCAATAGCGTACAAGCCTATAATCGAATTATTTTATCTTCTATCTATTATATGAATAACCTGATCTTGTTATTTAGTTAGGTAAAGTTAAATGATATAGAGCTATAACAGAATGATGGATTGTTTCTGGTGTATCAATAAATCACTTTATACGCACAACTATCCTGATATCACTTCTTGGAAAAGTATAATGGATACTCTCCCCACAGAGCGACCTATTCTTGTGTTAATGGGTTTTAATGTCATTGTTTCTGGTGCTGAAAAAATGATTTTTCGTACCATTCAGGCATTAACCTCATCTGGCATGCCGGTTCATGTCATCTTGAATAATTGGAAGCATGATACCATGGATACTGCCATTGAAGAGGCGGGTGGAACATGGCAGGAGGGTCCATATAATTTCCGACTTAGGCGAATTTATCCCAAAGTCAGTGATTATTTTAAACTCTTTTTTTATTTACTCAGACTTAACTTTTTTTTGCTTCAACAGCTTCTCAAACATCGCCCTAGATCTATTCTTATGAGTAATATCGCAGACGCAACAGCGGCATTACCCGTACTTGTGCTCGCAAAAATTTTAGGCATACAACTGATCCTGCGGAGTGATAATGTCCCGTTTGGCAAACGTTTTTACCAATTATACTGGAAATATGTTCTTGCTAAAATAATGGATAAGGTGATCGGCGTATCTCAATTTTGTTTAAACCGTTTACATCAGGTCGGGGTACCTACCGATAAGTCGGTGTTAATTTATAATGTACTCGTGGATGACCGCTTTAAATCAACATTCAAACAACCTCATAAAAACACCACGCTGGAAATTTTATATGTCGGACAAATTCTTAAAGATAAAGG is from Magnetococcus sp. PR-3 and encodes:
- a CDS encoding glycosyltransferase family 4 protein, with protein sequence MMDCFWCINKSLYTHNYPDITSWKSIMDTLPTERPILVLMGFNVIVSGAEKMIFRTIQALTSSGMPVHVILNNWKHDTMDTAIEEAGGTWQEGPYNFRLRRIYPKVSDYFKLFFYLLRLNFFLLQQLLKHRPRSILMSNIADATAALPVLVLAKILGIQLILRSDNVPFGKRFYQLYWKYVLAKIMDKVIGVSQFCLNRLHQVGVPTDKSVLIYNVLVDDRFKSTFKQPHKNTTLEILYVGQILKDKGVYTVIHAVMHLLKQGYPLHLTLAGRIPDWPQSHVDAYKMMRDTVTQAGFDQQIQFIGASDNIAQLMAQSDLLLTAPTNEEAFGLVYLEAMALGLPVVTFNRGAITEIVRHDETGWICTEESLESLIEGTRYVLDHPDRRQYYSEQARHIFTCSDHPFSETRFQIDTYQLFTKP